Within the Laspinema palackyanum D2c genome, the region TTACGGCCTATTTTGGTAAATACTATTCCATCACCCTCGGATTAGGGAATTCCTCCCTTAATGCCCTCGGAGAATTTGACCTCGTACCCTTTTTACTGGAAGAAATCGAAATTGTCGAAGGTGCTTTATTAAATAAAATCCCCCTCGTTATCGATTTATTAGCCTATCTTCTCTATCAAATTCCCTTGGCGATCGAAAATGTCATCTACCCCCCGGAAGACCCGAAATCCATCGAGCGCGCCAGCGCTTTACTCGAAAACCTGATCATTCAGGTTGCCAATGCCGTCGTCCAACCCCTCTTAAATCGGGTCGCGGATGTAGAAGAAATTAAACTCAACTTTTTAGATAAGCACTGGCTATCCACCCGAGAAATTGAGCGATTTAGAAATGATTTGTCCTGGAAATATCGTCGGCAAAATCTCTGGGTAGAACCTAAAGCTATCTTTGAAAGCCGACATTGGCTTTATATCTTTGACGAGGGAGGGATTAAAAAAATCCAAATTTATTCCCCCCGACGGCAAGAATTAGTTGGACTCCGAGGACCCCGACTCTGGGTGACCTTGCTGTTAGAAACCCGCGATGCCATCTCCCCCCGAATCAAAGCGGTTTTGCTCTCCCTGGGGGATAGCGCGCGATATTTGCTGATTCAATTGGGGAAAGGCATTGGGTTAATTGGGCGAGGGATTCTTCAAGGGATTGGCAGTTCGTTCCAAGAGAGCCGATTCTCCCGAAATCGGGAAGAGCAAAATCGGTAAGGGCGATCGCCTGGGGGGTTTGGAGTTGATCCAGTCCCAGTGCCTGCCTGTGCACCCCAGGATTAGCCGAGGTTAAGGGAGTTTTGACGGTTCGGAGATCGCCCCTTGGCCCCATCCTCATCCCAAATCCGGTTATCAAAAACCTGTTTTCCTCTTCACTCAAGGGTTTGTCTTTGCCTGTGCAACCGCGTAAGCGTCCGTTCGTCTGCTTTCCTCCCCACCCTGCATGGGTGCGGGTTTTTATAGACCTTTGAAAACCGGATTCCGGATCACAAACAGTTTCTGAACCGATCTGATGCGTCCTGCAATCCCCTCTTGAATCCTTCCCAAAAAATTTCCGAGTTGATTGTGCTTATCTCATACTTCTGCCGTTAAAATCCCTAAATAGGATTCTACAACCCCCCCTTAAAAATGTGAGCCGTTGTTGTTAGAATCAGAATCCCTAGAGGTTACTTTGCTCCTGGCTCCTCCAATCGCTCTGGAAAAAGGGTCCGGGTCTGTTCGCCCCAGGGGTGGCAAGGGGTCTCCTGTGGGTTCTCTGTTCCCGGTAACAGAGAAGCATTCTTGTAATCTCTAGCAATTATCGTAAAAACAAGAGAAGTTAGGCCGTGCAAAAACTGAACCCTATATTCGTGAGTCTCCTGTTGTTAGGAGGAATCAGCATTATCACCCCATCGGTTACCCTGGGAGCAACCGAACCTCTATTGTTAGCGCAGTCGGCCCAAAATAATCAGAATCTCGACCGCGAGGTTAATGAACTGTTGCGACAAGGGCGAGAATTTGTGGATGCGGGGGATTATGCCAACGCTATCCAGATTTATTTACAAGCTGCCAACTTAGATGGTGACAACGCCCGGATTTTTTCTGGAATCGGCTTTTTGCAAGCTACACAGCAAAACTTTGAAGCTGCAGTGAATGCTTTTGAGCAGGCGACTTCTCTCGAACCGGAGAATGCAGATTTCCAATATGCTCTCGGTTATGCGTTGGCGAATTTGGGCAATAATGAGGCGGCATCTGTCGCCTACCGACGAGCGGCTCAACTGGACCCGGAGAACCTCAACGCTCAAATTGGGTTAGGGGTGGTTCTGTTACGCCAAGAAGACTATGACGGAGCATTACAGGCATTTCAACAGGTGACCAGTCGCGATACAAGATACTGGCAAGCCTACGAGTCGATTGGGACGGCGTTACTTCAGCAGGGACGGATTGATGAGGCGGTTGTCGCACTCCAACAAGCCGCAGCGTTGGCACCGCAACAAGGCAGTATTCAAATGATTTTAGGGGTGGCGTTTCTGACTCAAGGCAAGACGAATGAAGCCTTGGAAACGTTTAAACAAGCGGCACAACTTGAACCGCGAAATGCCCAACTTCAGTTAGCGATCGGTAAACTGCTCCAGGACCAGGGTCAGGTGATTGAAGCCCTCGTCAGTTATCAAAGAGCAGCGAGTTTAGCGCCGGATTTAATGGAACCCCAAGCTGCGATCGCCGCGATTCATCTCCAGCAGGAAGACTATTTACAGGCGATCGTCGCCTATCGTCGGTTAACGGAAATGACACCAGACAATGGTGATGCTTATTATAATCTCGCCCTGGCTTTAAGAGGACGCAATCGGATTTCGGAGGCGATCGAGCAACTGAAAAAAGCCCAAGAGCTTTATCAGCAGCAGGGTGAAAATGAAAGATTGGAAAAAGTTGAGGCGCTTCTGAGCGAGCTTAACCCTTAATTTTCATTACTCCCGAAAGGGGGAAGCGGGGGAGGATGGGGGAGATGGAAAAATTTCATCCTTCATCCTTCAACAGTCCCCCTTGAGAATTGCCCCTTTTATGGCTTGGTTTCAGAGTTGGGTTCGCTCGATCGGCTTTGTTGATCTTCCTGGACTTCCACGATGATCTCTTGAACCAGGGGGACCTCCGCTACATTTTGGAGATCAATCGACGTGATCAGTTCTTGCCACTCAGTTCTAATGTCGGCATTATTGGGATTGCTCCGGCGCAGTTTAGCCAGCATGGCGATCGCCTCATGCCAAATGCCGTTGCGAGCATAAACTTCCGCACGTTCTAGGTCCGAGGTGGTGGTGGCTAACTGCTCCGTTAAACTGGCGCTGGCTTCTACTCGGCGCACCCACCCTTGGACATAAACATCTGCTGCCCGATCTTCTGGGTTACAAATAATAGAAAAGTACCAGCGATAACTGCTATTAATTTCTAATGGGGGGAGACTCGCATTTTCCGGCAGGTTCAAGCTAACGATTCCCGCCTCACCTTTCGTGCGAAATGTAGTTTCATAAATGACTTTTTCACCCTTTTCATCCATCAGCACGAATTCTACTCCCGTGGCTGAAGTCGGTGGTAAATACCAAAAGAATGTGGGATAGGCTTCTACGGTTAATCCCATTGTGGTTTCAGGGATCAACGCTGTTAATGCCTGATCCGTTGGACCATCGACGGTGACGCTACAACCCCGACTACCCCCTCCAATCCGTCGTCCCGGCGCTCCAGGAGATACTTGATCAAAGGGATTTCCGCCCCGGGTGCCTCCGCCAACCCGCCCTCTAGGTGCGCCCACATTATCCGGTGGGACAAATTCAGCGGCGGATGTTGGGATGACTCCCCCGGTTAATAATTGCAGACCTAGTGCAATGCTAGCCAGTATTGATGGAGTCCAATATTTTGTATTAATCATATTCGGGTCTCCCTTCAGGTACAGATCGATTGATTGGATTGAGTGAATGACTAAATTAATTCTAGTATTTCTATGTAATCAGACTGTGACTTCTGTCATAAGCTCTGCCCTCATGATCGCTCAAAAGACCTTTCTATAAACATCTTTTGGGCAATCAAGGCATCAAAAAATTACTCATTGTATTATCTTCCCATTGAACCGAGGATCTCGCCACAACTGTGTTGGTCAAAATTTTTCGGTTCAAACCGCTCTAACCTGAGGATCATTTTACAGTTTTGTCCCGGTTGAGTCGGTTGCCTTCAGACTTCCCCTAACCCAAGCAACCATTCCCGGTCATCCGAGATTAAAGCCCGTTCAAATCAATTCCTAAGTCCAGACCATTGCGATGGGATGGGAATCTCCCGAAGGGATTCTAAAATACGAGCATTCCGTTACAACTATTAAAAAGTCTATCCATCGTAGACGCATTATTTTTGGAACTGTTCCCCCCGATTGCTCATGATTTTGGAGAGTTGGCAATCCTCCAGAATAGACTTCTTGCAAAATTCTAAAAAGCCGATTGGCGTTCTTAAGGGAGAGAAAGGGGGATCAATCCGGATTTTTGCAAGAAGTCTAATAGAGTTCGCCGGATTGGGGAGAGTTCCTCTGGGGCATGGGTTTTGAGAGCCAAAGGACAAGAACCCGGGTTTCTGCCCCAGCTAACCTTAGAACTAGGCCAAAATTATGGACAGAATCCCGGTTTGTCTTCCCCCGAGGTTACCGACGTTCTAGGGAGTCGGGGGGCGACGAGCAACCACCCGGTAGACATCAACCGTTTGTTGTTTCCCTTTGAGGGCCAAGGGTCCCCAGTGTTCCACAAAAAACTCGTCCTGGATATGAATCAGGGTTTCGTAGGCAATGAGTACGCGACAAATACTGGATTGTCGGTCTTTCTCACAGCTTTCTAAGCGAGAGGCGATATTAACGCTATCGCCGATAATGCCGTATTCTTGGCGTTCTTTTCCCCCTAGGCTACCGGCAACCACCGCCCCGGTAAAAATTCCGACGCGCATCTGAATCACGGGGAGGCCGCGTTTTTGCCAGTTGCGGTTGAGTTCTTGGAGGCGATCGCCCATTGCCAGACCCGAGGCGACAGCATTGCGAGCATCCCGGGCGATATCTGCACTGGACTGACGAGGCAGGGGAACCCCAAACGCCGCCATAATGCCATCCCCAGTAAATTTGTTAATAATTCCTTGATGGTCTTGGACCACTTGACTGAGAACATCCAAGTATTCGTTTAGCCACTCTAGGAGGGCTTCGGGGGGCATTTGCTCTGAGATGGTGCTGAAGTCCTTGAGGTCGGTAAATAACATGGTGGCGGTCAGTTTTTGACCGGGAAGTTTACCATCTTTGAGCAGGCGATCTCGGTTTTCCCAAAGGGCATCGGCCACTTCTGGAGAGGCATTTTGTCCTAAAAGTTTCATGACGATCTGCTGTTGCTGTCCCGACTGGTAAGCCCGAAAGGCAACCACCCCGGCTACGGCGATCGCCAAACCAACCAGAGGTGCCACCACCGGCACCCAACCCGCTTGGCTAAACAGAATCCAACTGGCTAAAAATAAACTCCCCGCGCTGACCCCAGTGACCCCGGGCAAAATTAAGGGATGCCGAATCAGCCAACCGATGGTCCCGCCCACAGCGATCCAGCCGATCACCCAAAGCACTTCGGCCCACTCCGACCACACCCAAAATAAAGGCCGCCCGTCTAAGACGGCAGTCAATAACTGACTGAGCATTTGGGCATGAATCAATACCCCGGGCATAAAGGGATTGTTCTCTACCGAACTATAGGGGGTCTGGTGTACATCTTTAATACTTGGGGCGGTGGTCCCGATGACAATAATTTTATCCCGGATCCATTCGGGTTCTAGGCGATCGGCTAGGACTTCCGACAAGGGAATGGACGGGGCTACCTCCTTTCGAGACCGATAATTGAGGAGAATCTGGAAGCCTTGAGCATCCAGGTGGGTATAACCTCCAGAGTTGGACTGCAATGGCGCTAGTACGGCTTTTCCCCAGACGATTTGACCGGGTTGGGTTTCACTGGGTTGGGGAGAAAATCCCTGGTCCCCTAGATAGAGCATCGCCAGTTGGAGGGAAAAAGAAAAGTTAGTTTCCCCATTGAGTACGAAGCTCATTAAATTCCGGCGAATCGGTCCATCGGGATCGCTTACCAAGTCATTAAAGCCGATGCGTTCTGCGGGGACAGTCGGCGGTGGGTTCACCCCGGGGGAATCGTTTCTAATGGCGATGATATTCGGGGCGTCTAATTCTTTGAGCAGTTCAGGATGTCCCGGGGGTTGGGGGAGGTCCCGATACAGGTCCAAGCCGATCGCCACGGGTTCATATCGTTGCAAATTCTCCAAGGCCTGGGCCAGGGTGCGATCGGATAGGGGCCATCCCTCGGCCTGAATGTCTTCTTCAGAGATCGTCACGATCGCAATCCGAGGATCCGGGGGCTCATCCACACGCCACTGCATCAGCCGATCATAAACCATCAGTTCCCCATGTTGGAAACCTCCGAGTTGCCGGACTCCCAGCACAACACCGGAGGTACAAAGGGTCGCCATCCCGACCACCGCTACCCCCGTCAAATCGGGCAGTTTTTTCTGAATCTGGCGCAAGAACTTGGCAAACACAGATCTCCTACTGTGATTTAATCTTTTAGATTCGTGGGTTTGATCAAGAAACTCTTGATTTTGGCGTACCATAGCAGCGATTATTCCCGAACGGTCAACCCAGGATACCCCTGTTTTTTTGACAGTATGACATGATTTTAACCCGGAGTGAGGGGTCAGACCCTTCAATTGCCCTAGAGGAGGCGATCGCCAAATTTTTAGGAATTCTCCCAGGATTTCCGAAGCCCTTTGCAGTGGATTTGCCTGATATAAACACCCGCTATTTTTCAGTTAAACAACTCCCCAAATTAAGCAAGGCTTAAATAATCGGGAATAGCTCGAAGAAATAGAATAAAAAATTCCTTGCATCTCTAAATTATTATTTTTTCGAGGAGTGATGAACACAACAGAAAGGGCGCTTTCGGTTTAGGTGGCTCCACAATTGGGGAGAGTTGAGGGGTCAGTGGTCAATTAAACTGCACTCAACTCCCCCATTCTCCCAATCGCTTACAAATACCGGGTAAGCTGAATCCGATAGCGTTCTTTTTTCGTAACTTGAACTTCTCCAACTTCCAGGCGTCCTTTCCCGCGAATGGCGATTAAATCGTTAGGTTTAACTTGGTAACTGGTTTGAGAGATGTCTTTCCAGTTAACGCGGACATCTCCGCTATTAATTAAATCGGCCATTTTGCTGCGAGACATCCCGAATCCAGCAGAGGCGATCGCATCTAAGCGCATGGATGCCTCGACGGTGGTTAACTCTTTCTTTTTGGGTTCGCGAATTTTCAATTCCCCCAACTCGATGCGCTGGGTTTTCACTGGGACCGATCGCACCTGGGTTAAACTCATCTCCAAAAATTCCACCAGATCCGGGGAGACGATCGCCTGTGCACCGCGTTCCCCCAGGACAATAATATCTCCGACTTTTTCGCGCACAATGCCGGTCCCCAAGATAGACCCTAAAAAGTCCCGGTGACTGGCGGAATCAAACAAAAAGTTACCGGCAATTTCTAACGTCGCTAAGGGGACACTGGTGGCATCTAAAGGTAAATCGACGCGGGCGATCGCCACCCGTTGTCGTTCCGCCTGGGGATATCCCCCGAATGCTACCAGATGAACCTCCGTCAGGCGATTGAACGCTGTCTGGGTTTCCATCAGTTCGATCGGGGAAAGAAAATCCGTCACCGCCACTTCCCAAGTTTTAATCGCGCGATCGGCCAGATCCAGGATGTGAGCCATTTGCTCACGATTTTCAACACCTTTTAATAGTTCTTCCCTTGGTAGCATTCGTTTACTAATTCTTGCTTTAACACTAGGGTTTATTTTATCCTTTGAACTCCCTGGTTGACCGGAAAGGGGTAGTATTGCGATCGGTCATCCGGGGTGAGGGGTTCGCGATCGTCCTCTCCTCCACTTAGGGTCATGCACCTCAACCTTGAACCCGTGGGGTGGAAAAAGATTCTCCCTCCAGTTCCCCCAATCTTGTCCCACCTAAGCTAAATATTAGAGAGGGCTCGTTTTCTCCCCCTAACTGGGATTGGAGTTTTTAAAATGTATGAACAGTGAAGTCATCCCACAGATAGTCGCGTTATACGATCGCATTGATACTGAAACGGCAGCATTTCAAACAGCAACTGGATTGCACTGTCCACCGGGATGTGGCAAATGCTGTGAAAATCCCGACGTAGAGGCAACGGTCCTAGAAATGATGCCTCTGGCCCTAGAGTTATGGCGCACTGGAGAAGCGGCAGATTATTTAGAACGCCTTTCTACTCTGAATGGGTCTGAATCTTGCCTATTTTATCGCCCGGATCCGTTTGTTCCAGAGAATGGGCGTTGTAGTGTTTATTCCTGGCGACCCACCCTCTGCCGCTTGTTCGCCTTCGCGACGGTGAAGAATAAGCAAGGGAATCCGGAATTAGCTGCCTGTATCCGCCAAAAGCAGACGATTCCGGAAGAAGTAGAAGGGGCAAAAGAGGCGATCGCCAAAGGGATGAGTGCACCGAATTTTGGAGAAGTTGCAACGGAGATGGCTAATATTGACCCCTCTCTAGGCAGCGATCGGTTTCCCATTAATCAAGCCTTAGAACGCGCCTTACAACGAGTCGGACTAATCGCTCACTTGACCGTTGGAGAACAGGATGGCGACTGGGTGGCTTAACAGTACGGAGTCTCAATAAGCAGCTCAAAAATGACTGAATTCGTAATCCCAAACCATAAAGAAACCACTAAAATTGTAGTTTCCCCGTTTGTAGTAACGACTTCAGTCGTTTCCGGATTTCCCAATTTCAGTATTCCTAAAAATTAACGCTATTTACGAAGATAAAAGAACGACTGAAGTCGTTACTACGAACAAAGAGAAATTATCCCCGTTCGTAGTAACGACTTCAGTCGTTTCCGGGCCTTAACTTTAGGGATAAACCCCAGACTGGGCCAACAATGCCCGAGGGAAGAAACGACTAAAGTCGTTACTACGAACGGGGAGAACGACTGAAGTCGTTTTCAAATTTAATAAATCCTGCAAGTTCCTACTATTTTTATTCTTCCAAATAGCTTTTCAAACCTTCTAAGTCAAGCTTTCGCAAAATCAAACTAGCTTGATTAATTGCCCGGGGGGAACCGTTAACCACAATCAAGTATTTGCCTTGATTGAGGCGATTGCGGTAGGGTAAGGCATCGCCACTGCCGAAGGCAACTCCGGCACCGCCTCCGACAAAAAAGCTTCCCATTGCACCGGCAACTGCCCCACAGAATCCGCCTACGACATGATTGCCAATTTCCCCGGCCCAACTAAAGGTTTGCAAACCTGAAATGACACTAAAGATAATTCCGGCAACAAAGCCAAAGGGAATTAACCAAGTTGCCATCAATTTACTTTGTTTAATTGCTTGTTCGTTGGGGTCGATTAAGCCATATTCATCCGCACTTTTATAACCCCTACCCAAAATAGAGACTTGGTTGAGGGGAAAGCCTTCTGTTTCGAGGACAGAGTAAGCGGTTTCTGCCTGAATCCGGTCTGATACAACAGCAACGAGATAATTCATGGAGGAAATCTATGAGGTTAATATACGGTTCTAAGGATGGATTGAGGGGTGCCGATCGCCTAGGCGTGGGAACCCTCTCTCGGTTCATTTTAGATCGAGTTGGGTCCGAAGGCCGGTGAGAGGGAAACGACTGAGGCCGGGATCCAGGAGGAAGGAGGGAAGAAACCCCTCGGCGTGCGGAAAGCAGAACAAAAATTCCAGTCCCTGAAACCTTAAAAATTTTAGGTCATTGAGCTATAGCAGACCCTTTCCAGTTAAAATGACCTACTGCAACAAGTCTGCCCAGTAGACCGAAGAGAGCGAGATTGCACTGCGATCGCCAAGCGTCTCGGAACGAGAATCGCCAAGCGTCTCGGAACGAGAATCGCCCCTCCCTCGGACTCACCCAGACCCGTTGCCGCCCGAAACTCCCCGGTAAGAGGAGACTGCTGTTGTTTGTTGCCACCTAAAAGCTGACCATGCCCAAGGTTCTTGTCTCCGATCCCATAGACCAAGCTGGACTGGATATCCTCTCCCAAGTTGCCCAAGTTGATGTGAAAACAGGGCTATCCAACGAAGAATTAGTTCAGATTATCCCCGAATACGATGCCCTGATGATTCGTTCGGGGACCCGAGTCACCCCAGAAATTATCGAAGCCGGTAACCAACTTAAAATTATTGGTCGTGCCGGAGTCGGTGTGGATAATGTCGATGTTCCTTCTGCCACCCGTAAAGGGATTGTGGTGGTGAACTCCCCGGAAGGAAACACCATTGCTGCTGCGGAACACGCCCTAGCGATGATGCTCTCCCTTTCTCGCTACATTCCCGATGCCAACCACTCGGTTAAAAATGGCAAATGGGACCGCAAAAGCTATGTCGGTGCAGAGGTCTACAAAAAGACCCTCGGCATTGTGGGATTAGGCAAAATTGGCTCCCATGTTGCGGCAGCGGCGAAAGCGATGGGGATGAAGTTGCTGGCTTATGATCCGTTTATTTCCATTGAACGGGCGGATCATCTCGGATGCCGGTTAGTCGATATGGATTTACTATTCCGGGAATCCGACTACATCACCCTGCATATTC harbors:
- a CDS encoding tetratricopeptide repeat protein; its protein translation is MQKLNPIFVSLLLLGGISIITPSVTLGATEPLLLAQSAQNNQNLDREVNELLRQGREFVDAGDYANAIQIYLQAANLDGDNARIFSGIGFLQATQQNFEAAVNAFEQATSLEPENADFQYALGYALANLGNNEAASVAYRRAAQLDPENLNAQIGLGVVLLRQEDYDGALQAFQQVTSRDTRYWQAYESIGTALLQQGRIDEAVVALQQAAALAPQQGSIQMILGVAFLTQGKTNEALETFKQAAQLEPRNAQLQLAIGKLLQDQGQVIEALVSYQRAASLAPDLMEPQAAIAAIHLQQEDYLQAIVAYRRLTEMTPDNGDAYYNLALALRGRNRISEAIEQLKKAQELYQQQGENERLEKVEALLSELNP
- a CDS encoding DUF928 domain-containing protein, which codes for MINTKYWTPSILASIALGLQLLTGGVIPTSAAEFVPPDNVGAPRGRVGGGTRGGNPFDQVSPGAPGRRIGGGSRGCSVTVDGPTDQALTALIPETTMGLTVEAYPTFFWYLPPTSATGVEFVLMDEKGEKVIYETTFRTKGEAGIVSLNLPENASLPPLEINSSYRWYFSIICNPEDRAADVYVQGWVRRVEASASLTEQLATTTSDLERAEVYARNGIWHEAIAMLAKLRRSNPNNADIRTEWQELITSIDLQNVAEVPLVQEIIVEVQEDQQSRSSEPNSETKP
- a CDS encoding CHASE2 domain-containing protein: MFAKFLRQIQKKLPDLTGVAVVGMATLCTSGVVLGVRQLGGFQHGELMVYDRLMQWRVDEPPDPRIAIVTISEEDIQAEGWPLSDRTLAQALENLQRYEPVAIGLDLYRDLPQPPGHPELLKELDAPNIIAIRNDSPGVNPPPTVPAERIGFNDLVSDPDGPIRRNLMSFVLNGETNFSFSLQLAMLYLGDQGFSPQPSETQPGQIVWGKAVLAPLQSNSGGYTHLDAQGFQILLNYRSRKEVAPSIPLSEVLADRLEPEWIRDKIIVIGTTAPSIKDVHQTPYSSVENNPFMPGVLIHAQMLSQLLTAVLDGRPLFWVWSEWAEVLWVIGWIAVGGTIGWLIRHPLILPGVTGVSAGSLFLASWILFSQAGWVPVVAPLVGLAIAVAGVVAFRAYQSGQQQQIVMKLLGQNASPEVADALWENRDRLLKDGKLPGQKLTATMLFTDLKDFSTISEQMPPEALLEWLNEYLDVLSQVVQDHQGIINKFTGDGIMAAFGVPLPRQSSADIARDARNAVASGLAMGDRLQELNRNWQKRGLPVIQMRVGIFTGAVVAGSLGGKERQEYGIIGDSVNIASRLESCEKDRQSSICRVLIAYETLIHIQDEFFVEHWGPLALKGKQQTVDVYRVVARRPPTP
- a CDS encoding photosystem II S4 domain protein, coding for MLPREELLKGVENREQMAHILDLADRAIKTWEVAVTDFLSPIELMETQTAFNRLTEVHLVAFGGYPQAERQRVAIARVDLPLDATSVPLATLEIAGNFLFDSASHRDFLGSILGTGIVREKVGDIIVLGERGAQAIVSPDLVEFLEMSLTQVRSVPVKTQRIELGELKIREPKKKELTTVEASMRLDAIASAGFGMSRSKMADLINSGDVRVNWKDISQTSYQVKPNDLIAIRGKGRLEVGEVQVTKKERYRIQLTRYL
- a CDS encoding YkgJ family cysteine cluster protein, whose translation is MNSEVIPQIVALYDRIDTETAAFQTATGLHCPPGCGKCCENPDVEATVLEMMPLALELWRTGEAADYLERLSTLNGSESCLFYRPDPFVPENGRCSVYSWRPTLCRLFAFATVKNKQGNPELAACIRQKQTIPEEVEGAKEAIAKGMSAPNFGEVATEMANIDPSLGSDRFPINQALERALQRVGLIAHLTVGEQDGDWVA